One window of the Klebsiella sp. WP3-W18-ESBL-02 genome contains the following:
- a CDS encoding DMT family transporter yields the protein MISGVLYALLAGLMWGLIFVGPLIVPDYPAVLQSMGRYLALGLIALPLAWLGRARLRQLTRQDWWTALALTLVGNLIYYVCLASAIQRTGAPVSTMIIATLPVVIPIFANLLYSQRDGKLSWLRLMPALVLIASGLLCVNVAELRQGLPDFSGWRYGSGIALATVSVVCWAWYALRNARWLRENPHQPPLMWATAQALVTLPVSLFGYVAACLWLHAQTPDFALPFGPRPTVFIGLMIAIAVLCSWVGALCWNVASQRLPTVILGPLIVFETLAGLLYTFLLRQEMPPILTLSGITLLVIGVVIAVRSKPQKPAVVPISGDA from the coding sequence CTGTTAGCCGGTTTAATGTGGGGACTGATTTTTGTCGGACCGCTTATCGTGCCGGATTATCCGGCTGTCTTGCAGTCGATGGGGCGCTATCTGGCGCTCGGGCTGATTGCCCTGCCGTTGGCCTGGCTCGGCCGCGCCCGTTTACGCCAGCTCACGCGCCAGGATTGGTGGACGGCGCTGGCGCTCACCCTGGTTGGCAACCTTATCTATTATGTGTGTCTCGCCAGCGCGATTCAGCGGACCGGCGCGCCCGTTTCCACAATGATTATTGCTACCCTGCCGGTAGTGATCCCCATTTTCGCCAACCTGCTGTATAGCCAGCGCGACGGCAAGCTGTCCTGGCTACGCCTGATGCCTGCGCTGGTGCTGATTGCGAGCGGACTGCTGTGCGTCAACGTGGCCGAGCTGCGTCAGGGCCTGCCGGACTTTAGCGGATGGCGCTATGGCTCAGGCATTGCGCTGGCGACGGTGTCGGTGGTGTGCTGGGCGTGGTATGCGCTGCGTAACGCCCGCTGGCTGCGGGAAAATCCGCATCAGCCGCCGCTTATGTGGGCCACCGCACAGGCGCTGGTGACGCTACCGGTTTCGCTGTTCGGCTACGTTGCGGCCTGCCTGTGGCTGCACGCCCAGACGCCCGATTTCGCGCTGCCTTTCGGTCCGCGTCCGACGGTATTTATCGGCCTGATGATCGCCATCGCCGTACTCTGTTCATGGGTGGGCGCGCTATGCTGGAACGTAGCGAGTCAGCGGCTGCCGACGGTGATCCTCGGGCCGCTGATTGTTTTTGAAACGCTGGCGGGGCTGCTTTACACCTTCCTGCTGCGCCAGGAGATGCCGCCGATATTAACGCTGAGTGGAATAACGTTATTGGTGATTGGGGTCGTCATCGCGGTTCGGTCAAAACCGCAGAAACCGGCGGTGGTGCCGATTTCAGGTGATGCCTGA
- a CDS encoding methyl-accepting chemotaxis protein, which translates to MFKRIKVITVLIVVLVALGAMQLISAGVFVRALNNDKQNFTVSQLSSQNVAEFTDAWISLNQARVTLNRGMLRLQGTMASSVNGGELKTLVDTANNLLAEAKRHYDKYYALPETPGLNSHLSDSLEKQYGIYSATLARMNELLAEGKLEEMFKQNAEQKQQAMQAVYQEWRAAQASLTNAGIQQNESDYVRIMWTLGAIMLLVVVVIVMSWVAMQRVLLKPLHKVMAHIRHIAEGDLTNNINTEGSNEMALLARNVNDMQQSLANTVGVVREGADTIYTGAGEISAGSNDLSSRTEQQAASLEETAASMEQLTATVKQNADNARQATQLAQNASETAQKGGNVVDGVVRTMDEIAASSSKIAQITNVIDGIAFQTNILALNAAVEAARAGEQGRGFAVVAGEVRTLAQRSAQAAKEIKGLIDDSGNRVNAGSALVHEAGETMAEIVNAVTRVSDIMGEIASASDEQSRGIDQVGQAVAEMDRVTQQNASLVEESASAAAALEEQAARLNQTVAVFKISRQQTMQKTPVKRTSAPAAKSATLTEANWETF; encoded by the coding sequence ATGTTTAAACGAATAAAAGTGATTACCGTACTGATTGTCGTGCTGGTCGCGCTGGGCGCGATGCAGCTGATATCAGCGGGCGTATTTGTACGCGCGCTGAATAACGACAAGCAGAACTTTACCGTCTCGCAGCTCTCCAGTCAGAACGTGGCCGAGTTTACCGATGCGTGGATTAGCCTTAACCAGGCGCGTGTGACCCTGAACCGTGGCATGTTGCGTCTGCAGGGGACGATGGCAAGTAGCGTCAACGGCGGGGAGCTGAAAACGCTGGTGGATACGGCGAACAACCTGTTGGCAGAGGCTAAACGCCACTACGACAAATATTACGCGCTGCCGGAAACGCCGGGGTTGAATAGCCATCTCTCGGACAGCCTTGAGAAGCAATACGGCATCTACTCCGCGACGCTGGCGCGCATGAACGAACTGCTGGCAGAAGGCAAGCTGGAAGAGATGTTCAAGCAAAACGCCGAACAGAAACAGCAGGCCATGCAGGCGGTGTACCAGGAGTGGCGCGCGGCACAGGCATCGTTGACCAACGCTGGCATCCAACAGAACGAAAGCGACTATGTGCGTATTATGTGGACCCTGGGCGCCATTATGCTGCTGGTTGTGGTGGTCATCGTGATGAGCTGGGTCGCGATGCAACGCGTGCTGCTCAAGCCGCTGCATAAGGTGATGGCGCATATCCGCCATATTGCCGAAGGCGATCTGACCAACAACATCAATACCGAAGGCAGTAACGAAATGGCGCTGCTGGCACGTAACGTCAACGACATGCAGCAGTCGTTGGCGAATACGGTGGGCGTGGTGCGCGAAGGCGCCGACACCATCTATACCGGCGCGGGTGAAATTTCCGCAGGCAGCAACGATCTCTCTTCGCGGACCGAGCAGCAGGCGGCATCGCTGGAAGAGACGGCGGCCAGCATGGAGCAGCTCACCGCGACGGTGAAACAAAACGCCGACAATGCGCGTCAGGCGACGCAGCTGGCGCAGAATGCCTCCGAGACCGCGCAGAAGGGCGGTAACGTGGTCGACGGCGTGGTGCGAACGATGGATGAAATCGCTGCCAGTTCCAGCAAAATCGCACAAATTACCAACGTGATCGATGGCATTGCCTTCCAGACCAACATTCTGGCGCTGAACGCGGCGGTGGAAGCCGCCCGCGCCGGTGAACAGGGTCGTGGTTTTGCGGTGGTGGCAGGCGAAGTCCGCACGCTGGCGCAGCGCAGCGCCCAGGCGGCAAAAGAAATTAAGGGATTGATTGATGACTCGGGCAACCGCGTCAACGCCGGCTCCGCGCTGGTGCACGAGGCCGGAGAGACGATGGCTGAGATCGTGAATGCGGTAACCCGCGTGAGCGATATTATGGGCGAAATCGCCTCTGCTTCCGATGAGCAGAGCCGCGGCATCGATCAGGTCGGCCAGGCGGTCGCCGAGATGGATCGCGTGACTCAGCAAAACGCCTCGCTGGTGGAAGAGTCTGCCAGCGCCGCCGCCGCGCTGGAAGAACAGGCCGCGCGTCTGAATCAAACCGTGGCGGTGTTTAAAATCAGCCGCCAGCAGACGATGCAGAAAACACCGGTGAAAAGAACGTCCGCACCAGCGGCTAAATCGGCGACGCTGACCGAAGCAAACTGGGAAACGTTCTAA
- the ytfE gene encoding iron-sulfur cluster repair protein YtfE, with protein MAFRDQPLGELALSIPRASALFRKYDMDYCCGGKQTLARAAARKELDVDVIEAELAKLAEQPVEKDWRTASLAEIIDYIIPRYHDRHREQLPELILQATKVERVHADKPNVPKGLAKYLTMLHQELSSHMMKEEQILFPMIKQGMGSQAMGPISVMESEHDEAGEQLEVIKHTTNNVTIPPEACTTWKAMYNGINEMIDDLMEHISLENNVLFPRALKGE; from the coding sequence ATGGCCTTTCGCGACCAACCTTTAGGCGAGCTGGCGCTCTCCATCCCGCGCGCATCCGCGCTGTTCCGTAAATATGATATGGATTACTGCTGCGGCGGTAAGCAGACGCTGGCTCGCGCAGCCGCCCGCAAGGAACTGGACGTCGACGTGATTGAAGCCGAACTGGCAAAACTGGCCGAGCAGCCGGTTGAGAAAGACTGGCGCACCGCATCCCTTGCCGAAATCATCGATTACATCATCCCGCGCTACCACGACAGACACCGTGAACAGCTGCCGGAGCTGATTTTACAAGCGACCAAAGTGGAACGCGTTCACGCCGACAAACCGAACGTGCCTAAAGGCCTGGCAAAATACCTGACCATGCTGCACCAGGAACTGTCCAGCCATATGATGAAAGAAGAGCAGATCCTGTTCCCGATGATTAAGCAGGGCATGGGCAGCCAGGCAATGGGGCCTATCAGCGTGATGGAAAGCGAACATGACGAAGCGGGCGAACAGCTGGAAGTGATTAAGCACACCACCAATAACGTCACCATTCCGCCGGAAGCCTGCACCACCTGGAAAGCAATGTATAACGGCATTAACGAAATGATCGACGATCTGATGGAGCACATCAGCCTCGAAAACAACGTGCTGTTCCCACGCGCACTCAAAGGCGAATAA
- the nudI gene encoding nucleoside triphosphatase NudI translates to MRQRTIVCPVIQNEGEYLLCKMADDRGVFPGQWAISGGGMEPGETMEEALRREIGEELGEALEITEVKPWTFRDDVRVKTYADGTTEQIYMIYLIFDCVSANRDITFNEEFQAIAWVKPEALADMDLNVATRETFRQKGLL, encoded by the coding sequence ATGCGTCAGAGAACGATTGTCTGCCCGGTGATTCAAAACGAGGGCGAATACCTGCTGTGTAAAATGGCCGATGACCGCGGCGTTTTTCCCGGCCAGTGGGCGATTTCCGGCGGCGGGATGGAGCCGGGCGAAACCATGGAAGAGGCGCTGAGACGCGAAATTGGTGAAGAGCTGGGCGAAGCGCTGGAGATTACCGAGGTGAAGCCATGGACCTTCCGCGATGACGTGCGGGTAAAAACCTACGCCGACGGAACGACCGAACAGATCTATATGATTTATCTTATCTTTGACTGCGTGAGCGCCAACCGGGATATCACTTTCAATGAAGAATTTCAGGCGATCGCCTGGGTGAAACCCGAAGCGCTGGCCGACATGGACCTGAACGTGGCGACGCGGGAAACCTTCCGCCAGAAAGGGCTGCTGTAA
- the cycA gene encoding D-serine/D-alanine/glycine transporter — MVDQIKVATAAEQEPAEQSLRRNLTNRHIQLIAIGGAIGTGLFMGSGKTISLAGPSIIFVYMIIGFMLFFVMRAMGELLLSNLEYKSFSDFAADLLGPWAGYFTGWTYWFCWVVTGMADVVAITAYAQFWFPGLSDWVASLAVVLLLLGLNLATVKMFGEMEFWFAMIKIVAIVALIVVGLVMVMMHFKSPTGVEASFAHLWNDGGWFPKGISGFFAGFQIAVFAFVGIELVGTTAAETKDPEKSLPRAINSIPIRIIMFYVFALIVIMSVTPWSSVVPDKSPFVELFMLVGLPAAASIINFVVLTSATSSANSGVFSTSRMLFGLAQDGVAPSLFAKLSKRAVPAKGLTFSCICLLGGVVMLMVNPSVIAAFTMITTVSAILFMFVWTIILCSYLVYRKQRPHLHESSKYKMPLGKVMCWVCMAFFAFVLVLLTLEADTREALMVTPIWFIVLGLGWMFLRKNKLAK; from the coding sequence ATGGTTGATCAGATAAAAGTCGCTACTGCCGCAGAGCAGGAGCCGGCTGAACAGTCGCTACGGCGCAACCTTACTAACCGGCATATTCAGCTGATTGCCATCGGCGGGGCCATCGGCACCGGGCTGTTTATGGGCTCCGGAAAAACAATCAGTCTCGCGGGGCCGTCGATCATTTTCGTTTATATGATCATCGGCTTTATGCTGTTCTTCGTGATGCGCGCAATGGGCGAGCTGCTGCTGTCCAATCTGGAATATAAGTCGTTCAGCGATTTTGCCGCCGATCTGCTCGGTCCGTGGGCAGGCTACTTTACCGGCTGGACCTACTGGTTCTGCTGGGTGGTGACCGGCATGGCGGACGTGGTGGCGATCACCGCCTACGCCCAATTCTGGTTCCCCGGGCTCTCCGACTGGGTCGCCTCGCTGGCAGTCGTGCTGCTGTTGCTGGGCCTCAACCTCGCTACCGTGAAGATGTTTGGCGAGATGGAGTTCTGGTTTGCGATGATTAAAATCGTCGCTATTGTGGCGCTGATTGTCGTTGGCCTGGTGATGGTGATGATGCACTTCAAATCGCCGACCGGCGTCGAAGCGTCGTTCGCCCACCTGTGGAACGACGGCGGCTGGTTCCCGAAAGGTATCAGCGGTTTCTTTGCCGGCTTCCAGATAGCGGTGTTTGCCTTCGTGGGTATTGAGCTGGTGGGGACCACCGCCGCAGAAACCAAAGATCCGGAAAAATCGCTGCCGCGCGCGATTAACTCCATTCCGATTCGTATCATCATGTTCTACGTCTTCGCGCTGATCGTCATTATGTCGGTGACGCCGTGGAGCTCCGTGGTGCCGGATAAGAGCCCGTTCGTTGAGCTGTTCATGCTGGTCGGTCTGCCGGCGGCGGCGAGCATCATCAACTTTGTCGTGCTGACCTCCGCCACTTCATCTGCCAACAGCGGCGTGTTCTCAACCAGCCGTATGCTGTTCGGCCTGGCGCAGGATGGCGTGGCGCCGAGCCTGTTTGCCAAGCTGTCTAAACGTGCGGTACCGGCGAAAGGGCTGACCTTCTCCTGTATCTGTCTGTTGGGCGGCGTCGTTATGCTGATGGTGAACCCTAGCGTCATTGCGGCCTTCACCATGATCACCACCGTATCGGCGATTCTGTTTATGTTCGTCTGGACGATTATCCTGTGCTCTTACCTGGTGTACCGTAAACAGCGCCCGCATCTGCACGAATCCTCAAAGTACAAAATGCCGCTGGGCAAAGTGATGTGCTGGGTGTGCATGGCGTTCTTCGCCTTCGTACTGGTGCTGCTGACGCTGGAAGCGGATACCCGCGAAGCGCTGATGGTAACGCCGATTTGGTTTATCGTGCTGGGCCTGGGCTGGATGTTCCTGCGTAAGAACAAGCTGGCTAAGTAA
- the fklB gene encoding FKBP-type peptidyl-prolyl cis-trans isomerase has translation MATPTFDTIEAQASYGIGLQVGQQLSESGLQGLLPEALVAGIADALEGKQPAVPVDVVHRALREIHERADAVRRERFAAMAEDGVKYLEENREKEGVNSTESGLQFRVLTQGEGPIPARTDHVRVHYTGKLIDGTVFDSSVARGEPAEFPVNGVIAGWIEALTLMPVGSKWELTIPHSLAYGERGAGASIPPFSTLVFEVELLEIL, from the coding sequence ATGGCCACCCCGACTTTTGACACCATTGAAGCACAGGCAAGCTACGGCATTGGCCTGCAGGTAGGACAGCAGCTGAGCGAGTCCGGTTTGCAGGGTTTACTGCCGGAAGCGCTGGTTGCCGGTATCGCCGATGCGCTGGAAGGCAAACAGCCGGCTGTGCCGGTTGACGTTGTTCATCGCGCGCTGCGTGAAATTCATGAACGTGCTGACGCGGTGCGTCGCGAGCGTTTTGCCGCAATGGCGGAAGATGGCGTGAAATACCTGGAAGAAAACCGTGAGAAAGAAGGCGTGAACAGCACCGAATCCGGCCTGCAGTTCCGCGTACTGACTCAGGGTGAAGGCCCGATCCCGGCGCGTACCGACCACGTTCGCGTACACTACACCGGTAAACTGATCGATGGCACCGTGTTTGATAGCTCCGTCGCGCGCGGCGAACCGGCTGAGTTCCCGGTTAACGGCGTTATCGCAGGCTGGATCGAAGCGCTGACCCTGATGCCGGTTGGCTCGAAGTGGGAACTGACTATCCCTCACAGCCTGGCCTACGGCGAGCGCGGCGCGGGTGCCTCCATTCCGCCGTTCAGCACCCTGGTCTTCGAGGTTGAGCTGCTGGAAATCCTGTAA
- a CDS encoding OapA family protein — MPGRFELKPLLEKIWHAPDNLRILDPLPLAHRRGVIIAALAVIVGFLLPSADDTPVAPVSRSAQLDFQSQSQPQPDAQPLHAQLITPSSDPDQVAPVAPEPIQDEQPSEQAPAPRTQPYQESRSSGNEWRTYQVEAGKTLAQLFRDNNLPPTDVYAMAQVEGAGKPLSNLKNGQKVQIRKNANGVVTGLTIESDNGQVLFTRQQDGSFIRAR, encoded by the coding sequence ATGCCCGGGAGATTTGAATTAAAACCTTTGCTGGAGAAAATCTGGCATGCGCCGGACAACCTTCGCATCCTGGATCCGCTGCCGCTCGCGCACCGTCGTGGCGTGATTATCGCTGCTCTGGCCGTCATTGTGGGCTTCTTGTTGCCTTCCGCTGACGACACGCCGGTCGCACCGGTCAGCCGTAGTGCGCAGCTGGACTTCCAGTCACAATCGCAGCCGCAGCCGGATGCGCAGCCGCTGCATGCCCAGCTGATTACGCCGTCGAGCGATCCGGACCAGGTCGCACCGGTCGCGCCAGAGCCGATTCAGGATGAGCAGCCGAGCGAACAGGCTCCTGCGCCGCGCACTCAGCCGTACCAGGAAAGCCGCAGCAGCGGCAACGAATGGCGCACCTATCAGGTAGAGGCCGGCAAAACGCTGGCGCAGCTGTTCCGTGACAATAATCTGCCGCCGACCGATGTCTACGCGATGGCGCAGGTTGAAGGCGCGGGCAAGCCGTTGAGCAACTTGAAAAATGGCCAGAAAGTGCAGATTCGTAAGAACGCCAACGGCGTGGTCACCGGGCTGACCATCGAATCCGACAACGGGCAGGTGCTGTTTACCCGTCAGCAGGACGGTAGCTTTATTCGCGCACGTTAA
- a CDS encoding DMT family transporter gives METLRQHPLFSRKNIVYLCAAFCCLLWGSAYPAIKSGYELFQIAADDIPTKIVFAGYRFLFAGMLLLLLAIAQRKPIARLTPRQFGQLTLLGLTQTSLQYIFFYIGLAFTTGVKGSIMNATGTFFSVLLAHFIYQNDKLSYNKTLGCILGFAGVMVVNFNSGLLDFSFSLLGDGSVVLAAFILSAASLYGKRISQTVDPTVMTGYQLAIGGLALVVGGYLSGGTLTFHGLPSVAILGYLTLLSSVAFALWSILLKYNRVGMIAPFNFLIPVSGSVLSAIFLGENILEWKYAIALVLVCSGIWWVNKVKR, from the coding sequence ATGGAAACTCTCCGCCAGCATCCGCTATTTTCCCGCAAGAACATCGTTTATCTCTGTGCCGCATTCTGCTGTCTGCTGTGGGGGAGCGCCTATCCTGCCATCAAGAGCGGGTATGAGCTGTTCCAGATCGCCGCCGACGACATCCCGACCAAAATCGTTTTTGCCGGCTACCGCTTCCTCTTCGCCGGCATGCTGCTGTTGCTGCTGGCCATAGCACAGCGCAAACCGATTGCCCGATTAACCCCGCGGCAGTTTGGCCAACTGACGCTGCTGGGTTTGACGCAGACTTCGCTACAGTACATCTTTTTCTACATTGGCCTCGCCTTCACCACCGGGGTGAAAGGCTCGATCATGAACGCCACCGGCACTTTCTTCAGCGTGCTGCTGGCGCACTTTATCTACCAGAACGATAAGCTCAGCTATAACAAGACGCTCGGCTGTATTCTCGGCTTTGCCGGGGTGATGGTGGTGAATTTTAATAGCGGCCTGCTGGATTTCAGCTTTAGCCTGTTGGGCGACGGTTCGGTGGTACTGGCGGCGTTTATTCTGTCGGCGGCGTCGCTGTACGGTAAACGTATTTCGCAGACGGTCGATCCAACGGTGATGACCGGCTACCAGTTGGCGATCGGCGGCCTGGCGCTGGTGGTAGGGGGGTATCTGAGCGGCGGTACGCTGACCTTCCACGGTCTCCCATCGGTGGCGATTCTTGGTTATCTGACGCTGCTTTCATCGGTTGCGTTTGCGCTGTGGAGTATTCTGCTCAAGTACAACCGGGTGGGGATGATTGCGCCGTTTAACTTCCTGATCCCGGTGTCGGGCTCCGTGCTGTCGGCGATTTTTCTGGGCGAAAACATTCTGGAATGGAAATACGCGATCGCGCTGGTGCTGGTCTGTTCCGGGATTTGGTGGGTGAATAAGGTGAAGCGGTAA
- the rplI gene encoding 50S ribosomal protein L9 — protein sequence MQVILLDKVANLGSLGDQVNVKAGYARNFLVPQGKAVPATKKNVEFFEARRAELEAKLADVLTAANARAEAINALESVTIASKAGDEGKLFGSIGTRDIADAVTAAGVKVAKSEVRLPNGVLRTTGEHEVDFQVHSEVFAKVIINVVAE from the coding sequence ATGCAAGTTATTCTGCTTGATAAAGTAGCAAACCTGGGTAGCCTGGGTGATCAGGTTAACGTTAAAGCGGGCTACGCTCGTAACTTCCTGGTCCCGCAGGGTAAAGCTGTTCCTGCTACCAAGAAAAACGTTGAATTCTTCGAAGCACGCCGCGCTGAACTGGAAGCTAAACTGGCTGACGTTCTGACCGCTGCTAACGCACGTGCTGAAGCAATCAACGCACTGGAATCCGTAACCATCGCGTCTAAAGCTGGCGACGAAGGTAAACTGTTCGGTTCCATCGGTACTCGCGACATCGCTGACGCTGTTACTGCAGCAGGCGTTAAAGTTGCTAAGAGCGAAGTTCGTCTGCCGAACGGCGTTCTGCGTACCACTGGTGAGCACGAAGTGGACTTCCAGGTTCACAGCGAAGTGTTCGCTAAAGTTATCATCAACGTTGTTGCTGAGTAA
- the rpsR gene encoding 30S ribosomal protein S18 translates to MARYFRRRKFCRFTAEGVQEIDYKDIATLKNYITESGKIVPSRITGTRAKYQRQLARAIKRARYLSLLPYTDRHQ, encoded by the coding sequence ATGGCACGTTATTTCCGTCGTCGCAAGTTCTGCCGTTTCACCGCGGAAGGCGTTCAAGAGATCGACTATAAAGATATCGCTACGCTGAAAAACTACATCACCGAAAGCGGTAAGATTGTCCCAAGCCGTATCACCGGTACCCGTGCAAAATATCAGCGTCAGCTGGCTCGCGCTATCAAACGCGCTCGCTACCTGTCCCTGCTGCCGTACACTGATCGTCATCAGTAA
- the priB gene encoding primosomal replication protein N: MTNRLVLSGTVCRMPLRKVSPSGIPHCQFVLEHRSVQEEAGFHRQAWCQMPVIISGQESQAITHSITVGSAVTVQGFICCHKAKNGLSKMVLHAEQIELIDSGD; the protein is encoded by the coding sequence ATGACCAACCGTCTGGTGTTGTCCGGCACCGTGTGCAGGATGCCCCTTCGAAAGGTCAGTCCATCAGGAATTCCTCATTGCCAGTTCGTGCTTGAGCATCGTTCTGTGCAGGAGGAAGCCGGGTTTCACCGGCAGGCGTGGTGCCAAATGCCTGTAATAATCAGCGGGCAGGAAAGCCAAGCCATTACTCACAGTATAACGGTCGGTAGCGCAGTCACCGTGCAGGGCTTTATCTGTTGCCACAAAGCAAAGAATGGCCTGAGCAAAATGGTACTGCATGCCGAGCAGATTGAATTGATAGATTCTGGAGACTAG
- the rpsF gene encoding 30S ribosomal protein S6, with product MRHYEIVFMVHPDQSEQVPGMIERYSAAITGAEGKIHRLEDWGRRQLAYPINKLHKAHYVLLNVEAPQEVIDELETTFRFNDAVIRSMVMRTKHAVTEASPMVKAKDERRERRDDFANETADDAEAGDSEE from the coding sequence ATGCGTCATTACGAAATCGTTTTTATGGTCCATCCTGACCAGAGCGAACAGGTTCCGGGCATGATCGAGCGTTACTCTGCTGCCATCACTGGTGCAGAAGGCAAGATCCACCGTCTGGAAGACTGGGGCCGCCGTCAGCTGGCTTATCCGATCAACAAACTGCACAAAGCTCACTACGTTCTGCTGAACGTTGAAGCGCCGCAGGAAGTTATCGATGAGCTGGAAACTACTTTCCGCTTCAACGATGCCGTTATCCGCAGCATGGTTATGCGTACTAAACACGCTGTTACTGAAGCATCTCCGATGGTTAAAGCGAAAGACGAGCGTCGTGAACGTCGCGATGATTTCGCTAACGAAACCGCAGATGATGCTGAAGCTGGGGATTCTGAAGAGTAA
- a CDS encoding DUF1471 domain-containing protein: MKNIIFAAIAMLLVSVSAQAAIKIDSHQARNMDDVHSLGVIYINHNIATEQEADQALSQESDAQGAKFFQPILVHEPGSGGLIHASAALYR; this comes from the coding sequence ATGAAAAATATCATTTTTGCCGCCATCGCGATGCTACTGGTTAGCGTTAGCGCACAGGCCGCCATTAAGATCGATAGCCATCAGGCGCGTAACATGGACGATGTCCACAGCCTGGGGGTTATCTATATCAACCACAATATCGCCACTGAGCAAGAGGCCGACCAGGCGCTCAGTCAGGAGAGCGACGCCCAGGGGGCAAAATTCTTCCAGCCTATCCTGGTGCATGAGCCGGGCAGCGGCGGGTTAATCCACGCCAGCGCAGCGCTGTACCGCTAG
- a CDS encoding L-ribulose-5-phosphate 4-epimerase: protein MQTLKQQVFEANMDLPRYGLVTFTWGNVSAIDRQRGLVVIKPSGVAYETMCVDDMVVVDLEGIVVEGAFRPSSDTATHLALYRRFPSLGGIVHTHSTHATAWAQAGQAIPALGTTHADYFFGDIPCTRGLSEAEVQGDYEGNTGKVIIETLGDGEPMHTPGVVVYQHGPFAWGKDAHDAVHNAVVMEEVARMAWIARGINPGLQPIDAYLMNKHFMRKHGPDAYYGQ from the coding sequence ATGCAAACGTTGAAACAGCAGGTCTTTGAGGCAAATATGGATTTGCCGCGCTATGGGCTGGTGACCTTCACCTGGGGCAACGTCAGCGCTATCGATCGTCAGCGTGGTCTTGTCGTGATTAAGCCCAGCGGCGTGGCGTATGAGACGATGTGCGTGGATGACATGGTCGTGGTCGACCTTGAGGGCATCGTTGTGGAAGGGGCGTTCCGGCCTTCCTCTGATACCGCAACGCATCTGGCGCTGTATCGTCGCTTCCCATCGCTTGGCGGTATTGTGCATACTCACTCGACTCACGCTACGGCCTGGGCCCAGGCCGGTCAGGCAATCCCGGCACTCGGGACCACCCACGCTGATTATTTCTTTGGCGATATTCCTTGCACCCGCGGGCTGAGTGAAGCTGAAGTGCAGGGCGATTATGAAGGCAATACCGGCAAGGTGATCATCGAAACATTGGGTGACGGCGAGCCCATGCATACGCCGGGCGTGGTGGTATACCAACACGGCCCGTTTGCCTGGGGTAAAGATGCACACGACGCGGTACACAATGCGGTGGTGATGGAAGAAGTGGCGAGAATGGCGTGGATCGCGCGCGGGATTAACCCCGGCTTACAGCCTATCGATGCTTATCTGATGAATAAACACTTCATGCGCAAACACGGCCCTGACGCCTACTATGGGCAGTAA